The Chitinispirillales bacterium genome includes a region encoding these proteins:
- a CDS encoding leucyl aminopeptidase encodes MNLLKEKNPAAVIKFVYEDEKKIVDFNGEAMTIAERYEDGNLVVYSGLGKEKDNLLTFADSAAEAVRRIKKLKKTSVEIILPQNSQDFAEFAVESVVLANYSFDKYLSKKPTKIENLHINLYAENLNWDKLEQVKIIAESVNYARDLINENAVVITPEFLANEAKIVAKSNKNMKIEILDEKEIQEKGLGLLWAVGKGSATFPRLIVVSYKGNENSEEFCALAGKGLTFDSGGLNLKPSGSIEDMRHDMSGAAAVLGVLKAASKINPKVNFLAVIPAAQSAIGKDAYFVGDVYKSYSGKFVEVLNTDAEGRLILADAFEYVLKNYKPKEIVDIATLTGAIVIALGNTIAGMFSNNDELAQKLFNSGEKTGERLWKMPIRPEHREAIKSDIADVLNTSTIKRCASSITAAAFLEFFAGHTPWCHLDIAGTAWNESSAKGINPKYATGFGVRLLWDFISN; translated from the coding sequence ATGAATTTACTAAAAGAAAAAAATCCGGCAGCTGTCATTAAATTCGTATACGAAGACGAAAAAAAAATTGTCGATTTTAACGGAGAAGCAATGACTATCGCCGAAAGATATGAAGACGGAAATTTAGTCGTTTATTCAGGACTTGGAAAAGAAAAAGATAATTTATTAACATTTGCCGATTCGGCAGCGGAAGCAGTCCGCAGAATTAAGAAACTAAAAAAAACAAGCGTAGAGATAATTCTACCGCAAAACAGCCAAGATTTTGCCGAATTTGCCGTAGAATCCGTTGTATTGGCGAATTACTCTTTTGACAAATATTTATCGAAAAAACCGACCAAAATCGAAAATCTTCATATAAATTTATATGCGGAAAATTTGAACTGGGATAAATTGGAACAGGTAAAAATCATTGCGGAATCAGTGAATTACGCTCGCGATTTGATTAATGAAAACGCCGTAGTAATTACTCCCGAATTTTTGGCGAACGAAGCCAAGATCGTCGCAAAATCCAACAAAAATATGAAAATCGAAATTCTTGACGAAAAAGAAATTCAAGAGAAAGGGCTTGGGCTCTTGTGGGCGGTAGGAAAAGGATCGGCGACTTTCCCGCGTCTTATAGTGGTTTCATATAAAGGAAACGAAAACAGTGAAGAATTTTGTGCGTTGGCAGGAAAAGGATTGACATTCGACAGCGGCGGATTGAATCTTAAACCATCCGGTTCTATTGAAGACATGAGACACGATATGAGTGGAGCGGCGGCAGTTTTGGGGGTTCTGAAAGCGGCATCCAAAATAAACCCAAAAGTAAACTTTTTGGCTGTTATTCCGGCCGCTCAAAGCGCAATCGGAAAAGACGCGTATTTTGTAGGCGATGTATATAAAAGTTACTCGGGAAAATTTGTTGAAGTGCTAAACACAGACGCTGAAGGACGTTTAATTTTAGCAGACGCTTTTGAATACGTATTAAAAAATTACAAACCTAAAGAAATTGTTGACATTGCTACTCTTACCGGCGCAATAGTAATTGCTTTAGGTAACACCATCGCAGGAATGTTTTCAAATAACGACGAATTAGCGCAAAAATTGTTTAATTCCGGCGAAAAAACAGGTGAGCGGCTGTGGAAAATGCCTATTCGACCGGAACATCGCGAAGCGATAAAAAGTGACATTGCCGATGTTTTAAACACTTCCACGATAAAACGCTGTGCAAGTTCGATTACGGCGGCGGCTTTTCTTGAATTTTTCGCCGGACACACTCCATGGTGTCACTTGGATATTGCAGGAACTGCTTGGAACGAAAGTTCGGCAAAAGGAATAAATCCGAAATACGCTACCGGTTTTGGCGTTCGTCTATTGTGGGATTTTATCTCAAATTAA
- the acpS gene encoding holo-ACP synthase, whose product MITGIGVDICSVERMKKVLSKPHSQNFKKKVFCESEIEYCKKMGDNPVHFAARWAIKEAFYKALPYEIQDISGWRSIEYINFEQARPFIRITDEKLSKALHSLGISKIHCSVSHEKEYCVAQVVLEKL is encoded by the coding sequence ATGATAACTGGAATCGGTGTCGATATTTGTAGCGTCGAACGTATGAAAAAAGTGTTATCCAAGCCGCATTCGCAAAATTTCAAGAAAAAAGTTTTCTGCGAAAGCGAAATTGAATATTGCAAAAAAATGGGCGACAATCCCGTACATTTTGCGGCTCGATGGGCAATAAAAGAAGCGTTCTACAAAGCGCTTCCGTACGAAATTCAGGATATTTCCGGATGGCGGTCAATAGAGTACATAAACTTTGAACAAGCGCGCCCGTTTATTCGCATAACAGACGAAAAACTTTCAAAAGCGCTGCATTCTTTGGGTATTTCAAAAATACATTGTTCGGTAAGTCACGAAAAAGAATATTGCGTTGCGCAAGTAGTGTTGGAAAAATTATAA
- a CDS encoding PHP domain-containing protein — protein sequence MIRADLHIHSCLSPCGDLEMGPYDIVERAIKQNLTHIALTDHNTARNCEAFATIAKKSGLGFIPGIEVTTAEEAHIVCLFNSLKNVFVFGSLIEDSLWKVPLNAEKMGEQIVINCDEEIIGEVDFYLSVASSYSVNDIVQMAIRYDGIAFPAHTDKPVFSILTQLGFLPDLPFSAVEISSGFVRKNYNNYYNYNRINPNMQIITSSDSHFLHTVGTSGIEIDTESNDLFGILKELKNQKNDKIKCFAKEICE from the coding sequence ATGATTCGTGCCGACTTGCACATTCATTCCTGCCTTTCGCCATGCGGCGACCTTGAAATGGGACCTTACGATATCGTTGAGCGGGCAATTAAGCAAAATCTTACCCATATAGCTTTAACTGACCATAACACTGCGCGGAACTGCGAAGCGTTTGCAACTATCGCAAAAAAGTCTGGTTTAGGATTCATTCCCGGAATAGAGGTAACCACGGCTGAAGAAGCTCATATCGTTTGTTTGTTTAATTCGCTTAAAAACGTATTCGTCTTCGGTTCACTCATAGAGGATTCTCTTTGGAAAGTACCGTTAAATGCTGAGAAAATGGGCGAACAAATTGTAATAAATTGCGATGAAGAAATAATAGGAGAAGTCGATTTTTATTTGTCGGTCGCTTCGTCGTATTCGGTAAATGACATTGTGCAAATGGCGATTCGCTACGATGGAATCGCTTTTCCTGCGCACACAGATAAACCGGTTTTCAGTATTTTGACACAATTGGGTTTTTTGCCGGATTTGCCGTTTTCTGCGGTCGAAATTTCATCCGGTTTTGTGCGGAAAAACTACAACAATTATTATAATTACAATAGAATTAACCCGAATATGCAGATTATTACCTCCTCCGACAGTCATTTTTTACATACAGTCGGAACATCCGGCATTGAAATTGATACGGAAAGTAACGATTTATTCGGCATCTTGAAAGAATTGAAAAATCAAAAAAACGATAAAATTAAATGTTTTGCAAAGGAAATTTGTGAGTAA
- a CDS encoding DUF21 domain-containing protein encodes MMIYILLFIFAWSISFLCSGFEIGFLSVNELKINALVNRKNKFAQITALLLNDKEKALTTLLIGNNIALVLMTFAFGAITMKFFSKGFPDTIENIILTIIVFATCELFPKSLFRIYSFELTNKLSFLIYAAYIILYPVSWFFMQISQKFNPKKGMEQKNYQLNEVAQEGARRRLLPLGVSILVNNFQNKKLRFCDICKNIRSTKYCGVKNFRINLTQSVDTLIESNILWNYDTVECTDAVNTVYYTTSAILDSFFLNLTKEKNVNKMPILSCHLIFYPLL; translated from the coding sequence ATGATGATATACATTTTGCTTTTTATTTTTGCGTGGAGCATATCGTTTTTGTGTTCGGGTTTTGAGATAGGTTTCTTATCGGTAAACGAACTTAAAATAAACGCTCTTGTAAATCGAAAAAACAAATTCGCTCAAATTACCGCACTGCTTCTCAACGATAAAGAAAAAGCGCTTACAACACTACTCATAGGCAATAATATTGCACTGGTTTTAATGACATTTGCATTTGGCGCAATAACTATGAAATTTTTCAGCAAAGGATTTCCCGATACGATTGAAAATATAATTTTGACAATAATAGTTTTTGCAACTTGTGAATTATTTCCAAAATCGCTCTTTAGAATTTATTCTTTTGAGCTAACGAACAAATTAAGTTTTTTGATTTATGCCGCATATATAATTCTTTATCCTGTTTCATGGTTCTTTATGCAGATTTCTCAGAAATTTAACCCCAAAAAAGGAATGGAACAAAAAAATTATCAATTAAACGAAGTGGCGCAAGAAGGTGCGAGAAGGCGTTTGCTTCCTTTGGGAGTATCAATTTTGGTTAATAATTTTCAAAACAAAAAACTCAGATTTTGTGACATTTGCAAAAATATACGCTCCACAAAATATTGCGGTGTAAAAAATTTTCGCATAAATTTAACACAATCCGTTGATACGCTTATAGAAAGTAACATCCTTTGGAATTACGACACTGTTGAATGTACTGACGCTGTAAACACCGTGTATTACACAACTTCCGCGATATTGGATTCTTTTTTCCTAAATCTCACAAAAGAAAAAAATGTAAATAAAATGCCTATATTGTCCTGCCATTTAATATTTTATCCCTTATTATAG
- a CDS encoding T9SS type A sorting domain-containing protein yields the protein MEKFPFVFIVLLFCINSFCAEKYAGYKLVGYIPTWNSGLNGDPSCTNEREINKIDFSKITHAIVAFINSDANGNLTIPEDLTASPWSHEQAADTIIARSKRNGVKVFISLGSSQDGWEMTKSPTARTNFSKQIKQYLISHNFDGLDLDLEGGWDVEHPFYSEEYTLLTKELRDTLGNDFYLTSAVGATNDQLWTDNFLSALDWINIMIYDLHMWWRGDIRNDSGFDDQLEAANTWSKRLPKEKLVFGAPFYGHGWDFDNNKRYYYDINWWHAKNITDSSQWNWYQNDYLIYFILDSLFDLSPEQDSIIVTQNDKLWIDIENTYMGFRGAHNGIIYFNGQNLLKKKAKWAIDGGYGGIMIWELGLDVPTSHPHSLLNALAEQFYESTKNIHSTISAKVVKTAKPDFLFSLQNRTLRIFLSNVNPAKITVSDCKGRILFSQTASAKEVFVALNKKHFADGIYLLNVSQNGAVKSTNFLLKN from the coding sequence ATGGAGAAATTTCCATTTGTTTTTATCGTTTTGCTTTTTTGCATAAATTCTTTCTGTGCGGAAAAATACGCCGGATACAAACTCGTCGGATACATTCCGACGTGGAACAGCGGACTTAACGGCGACCCGTCATGTACGAACGAGCGGGAAATAAACAAAATCGACTTTTCAAAAATCACGCATGCAATTGTCGCTTTCATAAATTCCGACGCGAACGGGAATTTAACAATTCCAGAAGATTTGACCGCTTCCCCGTGGTCACACGAACAAGCGGCGGACACTATAATCGCCCGTTCAAAACGAAACGGCGTAAAAGTTTTCATTTCGCTTGGCTCGTCGCAAGACGGCTGGGAAATGACAAAATCACCAACGGCAAGAACAAATTTCTCAAAACAGATAAAACAGTATTTAATTTCTCATAACTTTGACGGCTTAGACCTGGATTTGGAAGGCGGCTGGGATGTCGAGCATCCGTTTTACAGCGAAGAATACACTCTTTTGACGAAAGAACTGCGTGATACTTTGGGCAACGATTTTTATTTAACTTCCGCAGTAGGAGCGACAAACGATCAACTCTGGACTGATAATTTTTTGTCTGCTTTAGATTGGATAAACATTATGATTTACGACTTGCATATGTGGTGGCGTGGCGATATTCGCAACGATTCCGGTTTTGACGATCAACTTGAAGCCGCTAATACTTGGAGCAAACGTTTGCCGAAAGAAAAGTTGGTTTTCGGAGCGCCGTTTTATGGCCACGGATGGGATTTCGACAACAATAAAAGATACTATTACGATATAAATTGGTGGCATGCGAAAAATATCACGGATTCTTCTCAATGGAATTGGTATCAAAACGATTATCTTATTTATTTCATTTTGGATTCCCTGTTTGATTTGTCGCCAGAACAAGATTCGATTATCGTAACCCAAAACGACAAACTTTGGATTGATATTGAAAATACTTATATGGGCTTTCGCGGCGCACATAACGGAATAATTTATTTCAACGGACAAAATTTATTGAAGAAAAAAGCGAAATGGGCGATAGACGGCGGCTACGGCGGAATTATGATTTGGGAATTGGGGCTTGACGTTCCTACGTCACACCCGCACTCATTGCTTAACGCACTTGCCGAACAATTTTACGAATCTACGAAAAATATTCATTCGACGATAAGCGCAAAAGTAGTAAAAACAGCAAAACCCGATTTCTTGTTTTCATTGCAAAACAGGACGCTTAGAATTTTTCTTTCAAATGTGAATCCCGCCAAAATAACAGTTTCCGACTGTAAAGGACGGATCCTTTTTTCGCAGACGGCAAGCGCGAAAGAGGTTTTTGTCGCATTAAACAAAAAGCATTTTGCCGACGGAATTTATCTTTTGAACGTCTCACAAAACGGCGCGGTTAAATCGACTAACTTCCTGCTAAAAAACTAA
- a CDS encoding UDP-2,3-diacylglucosamine diphosphatase — MSELKFFVSDFHFGSNIIDDGISTSLFDRFCSSLPYGSNLYILGDLFDFWIEHRYTVRADFAKIYSIFINAKKHGIKIFIVRGNHDFMYGDFLKKLGIESINDMFEFEIAEKKVCCLHGDEIFEDPAYNVMKSVFRNKILQSLYKSIHPTFSISLAQSVSKLSRKKNKKSVTSFERKERYRKYAADFSNKKNYDILIMGHSHICDLVRINSKIYANSGVWFEKPTYVLIDENKIFLKEFFGDLESDAVLEEVEI, encoded by the coding sequence ATGTCCGAACTGAAATTTTTTGTTTCAGATTTTCATTTCGGTTCAAATATAATAGACGACGGGATTTCAACATCGCTGTTTGACAGGTTTTGTTCTTCGCTTCCGTACGGTTCTAATTTATATATTCTCGGCGACCTTTTTGATTTCTGGATTGAACATAGATACACGGTTCGCGCCGATTTCGCTAAAATTTATTCTATTTTCATCAATGCAAAAAAACATGGAATAAAGATATTTATTGTTCGCGGGAATCATGATTTTATGTATGGAGACTTCTTGAAAAAACTTGGAATTGAAAGTATTAACGACATGTTTGAATTTGAAATAGCCGAAAAAAAAGTATGTTGTTTACATGGCGATGAAATTTTTGAAGATCCGGCTTACAACGTAATGAAATCGGTTTTTAGAAATAAGATTCTGCAATCCTTATACAAAAGCATTCATCCGACATTCTCCATCAGCTTAGCACAAAGCGTCAGCAAATTAAGCCGAAAAAAAAACAAAAAATCTGTCACATCTTTTGAACGAAAAGAAAGATATCGAAAGTATGCCGCGGATTTTTCTAACAAAAAAAATTACGATATTTTAATAATGGGGCACTCGCATATTTGTGATTTGGTTCGAATAAATTCAAAAATTTATGCAAACAGCGGCGTTTGGTTTGAAAAGCCGACTTACGTTTTAATCGATGAAAATAAGATATTTCTGAAAGAATTTTTCGGCGACCTTGAAAGCGACGCCGTTTTAGAGGAAGTGGAGATATGA
- the hflX gene encoding GTPase HflX: MSDKTPKIEKTVLAGLHISQTPKDIFDEDLAEMELLCTTAGAQVVQTIVQKTQKPLASTYFGSGKLKEIKQVMEENDCETLVIDAELRPSQIQNIEEIVEKKIIDRSQLILDIFSLHARTAEAKIQVELAQLETLYPRLTNMWAHLSRMHAGVGTRGPGETQLETDRRIVQKKISQLKDRLKKIEKIRQTQSKLRESTFLCALVGYTNVGKSTLLNMICGSDVLVENKLFATLDTSTRRTHIVGAGDIVMSDTVGFLRKLPHHLVASFRSTLETLVEADLLLIVMDASTKWYKQQMQVVREVIADLGAGNKPVVIIFNKEDLLENPFDRIEIEKEYPNAKFVSALDKKSTNELKAAIGEAILSVKRVILTQEAIKQKQKPKIIAG, encoded by the coding sequence ATGTCTGATAAGACGCCTAAAATTGAAAAAACAGTACTTGCGGGGCTTCATATTTCGCAAACGCCGAAAGATATTTTTGACGAGGATTTGGCTGAAATGGAATTGCTCTGCACCACTGCCGGAGCGCAAGTAGTTCAAACAATCGTTCAAAAAACTCAAAAGCCGCTCGCTTCAACATATTTTGGGAGCGGGAAATTAAAAGAAATCAAGCAAGTTATGGAAGAAAACGACTGTGAAACTCTTGTGATTGACGCGGAACTTCGCCCGAGCCAAATACAAAATATAGAGGAAATTGTCGAAAAAAAAATAATCGACAGGAGTCAGTTGATTTTGGATATTTTTTCACTTCACGCACGTACGGCGGAAGCAAAAATTCAGGTAGAATTAGCGCAACTTGAAACATTGTATCCGCGTCTTACCAATATGTGGGCGCATTTGTCAAGAATGCACGCGGGAGTTGGAACACGCGGACCAGGAGAAACGCAGTTAGAGACAGACAGACGCATAGTTCAAAAAAAAATTTCACAACTTAAAGACCGATTGAAAAAAATTGAAAAAATCCGCCAAACACAGAGCAAATTGCGGGAAAGTACTTTTTTATGCGCGTTGGTCGGTTACACAAATGTCGGTAAAAGTACACTTCTCAACATGATTTGCGGAAGCGACGTATTGGTTGAAAATAAACTTTTTGCGACTTTGGATACAAGCACTCGAAGAACGCACATTGTCGGCGCAGGCGATATTGTTATGAGTGACACTGTCGGATTTTTGCGAAAGCTTCCGCACCATTTGGTCGCTTCTTTCAGAAGCACGCTTGAAACGCTCGTAGAGGCTGATTTGCTTTTAATTGTTATGGATGCCTCTACAAAATGGTATAAACAGCAAATGCAAGTCGTGCGTGAAGTAATTGCCGATTTGGGGGCGGGAAACAAACCGGTTGTGATAATTTTCAATAAAGAGGACTTGCTTGAAAATCCGTTTGACAGAATAGAAATTGAAAAAGAATATCCAAATGCGAAATTCGTTTCTGCGCTCGACAAAAAATCGACAAACGAATTAAAAGCCGCTATAGGCGAGGCAATACTTTCGGTTAAGCGGGTGATTTTGACACAAGAAGCGATTAAGCAAAAACAAAAACCTAAAATAATTGCAGGGTAA
- a CDS encoding thioredoxin family protein, which yields MNIKIITIIIVTVIQIFAEIVEIKSTDVFQNVLKQPNKLMVFDMYADWCKPCKMLEPILLTISDEKKNVQFYRIDIEKNREIAAAFSATNIPLVVYFKNNEFLGKTVGLYQKEYYVKIIDYLEKN from the coding sequence ATGAACATAAAAATAATTACAATAATTATAGTTACTGTAATCCAAATTTTTGCTGAAATTGTTGAAATTAAATCAACGGACGTTTTTCAAAACGTACTGAAACAGCCGAATAAATTGATGGTTTTTGATATGTACGCCGACTGGTGTAAGCCATGTAAAATGCTTGAACCGATTCTATTGACGATTTCCGACGAGAAAAAAAATGTGCAGTTTTACAGAATAGATATAGAAAAAAACCGCGAAATTGCGGCAGCATTCAGCGCTACGAACATTCCGCTTGTCGTGTATTTCAAAAACAACGAATTTTTGGGCAAAACCGTTGGACTTTACCAGAAAGAATATTACGTTAAAATCATTGATTATTTGGAAAAGAATTAG
- the rsmG gene encoding 16S rRNA (guanine(527)-N(7))-methyltransferase RsmG has translation MSKTRDIFVEFLKKKFNGEELNQITQKFDVYFSQLVEINSKINLFSRQTNIDDLWTIHFLDSLLILDVIDLGNKTICDFGTGGGLPGIPLAIIYPNSEIFLLDSKQKKLSAIEKMLDEIGIKNCKTIHTRIENIEKKFDNFFDVLTCRSVKILPEFVNPIRKIMKKNGKIFIYKSIILDDLNLFESKKFYDVGRSEIGKRIIAEINPDSKYPN, from the coding sequence GTGAGTAAAACTCGAGATATTTTTGTTGAATTTTTGAAAAAAAAGTTTAACGGTGAAGAATTGAATCAAATTACGCAGAAGTTTGACGTTTATTTTTCGCAACTTGTCGAAATTAACTCAAAAATCAATTTGTTTTCGCGCCAAACAAATATTGACGATTTATGGACGATTCATTTTTTGGATTCCCTTTTAATTTTAGATGTTATTGATTTGGGAAACAAAACTATCTGCGATTTCGGCACAGGCGGCGGATTACCTGGAATTCCACTCGCGATAATTTATCCGAACAGTGAAATCTTTTTACTCGACAGTAAACAAAAAAAATTGTCGGCAATCGAAAAAATGCTTGATGAAATCGGTATTAAAAATTGCAAAACAATTCACACAAGGATTGAAAATATTGAAAAAAAATTTGATAATTTTTTTGACGTCTTGACTTGTCGTTCGGTAAAAATTCTTCCCGAATTTGTAAATCCGATAAGAAAAATCATGAAGAAAAACGGTAAAATATTCATATACAAAAGCATAATTTTAGACGACTTGAATTTGTTTGAAAGTAAAAAATTTTATGATGTCGGCAGAAGCGAAATCGGCAAACGGATTATTGCGGAAATTAATCCGGATTCTAAATATCCTAATTAA